The DNA sequence TTGCCAACCAGGCGGCTATTGCCATAGAAAATGCTCGTTTGTATGAAAACCTTAAAAAAGAACGCGATCACCTGGTAGTGGTTGAAGATGAGGTACGCAAACGTTTGGCCCGAGACTTACACGACGGTCCCACTCAATTGCTGGCCTCAATTGTAATGAGTTTATCTTACACCCAACAACTGCTGGAACGCGCCCCCGAACACGTTCCCAAAGAAATCGAGGAGAGCGCGGCCGTAGCCGAGCGAGCCTTGAAACAACTCAGAACGCTGCTCTTTGACCTGCGGCCGGTTACTCTGGAAACGCAGGGGCTTGTCCCGGCCCTGGAAGTATACGCCGAACGGCTGCAAGAAACCGAACAACTCAATGTTGTTTTTACCAATACCGGAGAATTTGAACGACTTTCAGAAAAGGCCGAGGTAGCCATTTTTGCCGTGGTTCAGGAAGCTATTAACAATGCCAAAAAACATGCGCAAGCTTCCCGGATTGATTTAATCCTTGAACCGAAACACGCCGCAGATACCCTGACGATACGCATCAAAGATAATGGGAGCGGCTTTGATGCGCAAGCCGTCAAGGCCAGGTATGACGAACGCGGCAGTTTGGGGATGATTAATATGCAAGAAAGGGCAGAGGTGGTCAACGGCACCTTCAAGATTTATTCTGAAGTGGGGCAAGGTACGGAAGTGATTTTGAGTTTGCCGCTTACTGAAAATCTTCTCGGTGAATCAAAGGATGAATAATATAGCCCTCTCCTTCTTTTTACTCCTCCTGCTAGGCCACTTAATCGGCGATTTTGTTCTACAGCCCTATTGGTTGGTGCTGGCCAAAAGAAGCGGGTGGTCGGGTCTACTGATCCACGTGGGGGTGGTTACTTTTGTTACCGCTATCCTGTTATGGGCCTCTGCCGTACCAAATTGGTGGGTCTGGGTCATCGTCCTGTTCATTGGTCATCTTCTTATTGACCAATTCAGAACCTTTGTTTTTGTAGATAACAGTAGGGGCAAAGGATTATTTTTACTGCTCCTGGACCAACTGGCACACGTGGTGTTGATTGTTATTCTGGCCTGGCTGGCAACCGGCTGGGCCTTTGCCGATTTACAGATTTTAACCACCCCCTTCGCCTCCAATGAACAACTGATGATGGTTTACCTGATTGGCCTGGCCATTTTAATTGGAGTGACCCCTGTTTTGGAAGTGGAAGTGGCAGTAACGGCCTTAGCGGTGCAAGGCACAAATCTTAACCATACCGTGAGGGTTGACTTCTCGGATAGGTTATTGGGCGGCATCGAACGGGTTGTCGCTGTATTTCTAATTCTGATAGGTTACGGTTTACTGGCCCCTTTAGCCTTTCTGCCCCGGCTGGGCATTATGATTTACCAGGGTGAGGCCAAAGGAAA is a window from the Anaerolineae bacterium genome containing:
- a CDS encoding DUF3307 domain-containing protein — its product is MNNIALSFFLLLLLGHLIGDFVLQPYWLVLAKRSGWSGLLIHVGVVTFVTAILLWASAVPNWWVWVIVLFIGHLLIDQFRTFVFVDNSRGKGLFLLLLDQLAHVVLIVILAWLATGWAFADLQILTTPFASNEQLMMVYLIGLAILIGVTPVLEVEVAVTALAVQGTNLNHTVRVDFSDRLLGGIERVVAVFLILIGYGLLAPLAFLPRLGIMIYQGEAKGNPTPVIAKVVVSLVIALMVGYGLNYVRPPSIF
- a CDS encoding GAF domain-containing sensor histidine kinase, translating into MGERRQQILGSLSASTPELIALKAENEALQANLAETQERLAALYVVHEVAQTVTSELNLEPLLHKILGAAVQVMNASAGSLLLLDEFTDELVFAVVEGGGGGKLRGVRMARDKGVAGWVATHSQPLIVDDVNKDDRYYQSIAQSFGLKLTSLLCVPMISHNKLIGVLEVVHTAAGRYFGDLDQQLLTTFANQAAIAIENARLYENLKKERDHLVVVEDEVRKRLARDLHDGPTQLLASIVMSLSYTQQLLERAPEHVPKEIEESAAVAERALKQLRTLLFDLRPVTLETQGLVPALEVYAERLQETEQLNVVFTNTGEFERLSEKAEVAIFAVVQEAINNAKKHAQASRIDLILEPKHAADTLTIRIKDNGSGFDAQAVKARYDERGSLGMINMQERAEVVNGTFKIYSEVGQGTEVILSLPLTENLLGESKDE